One segment of Rhodopirellula baltica SH 1 DNA contains the following:
- a CDS encoding DUF5060 domain-containing protein: protein MFTEANGFLKVEAEDFASQTNTDKRAFYLTTAESAPSVQPDGDPSHASDASGGAYLEILPDTRRTHADKLIHGTNFSPQPGKMAVLTYRVNVQTPGRYYVWVRAYSTGSEDNGLHVGIDGTWPESGQRLQWCQGKHSWYWDSKQRTEAQHCGEPGKIFLDIHEPGEHKIHFSMREDGFEFDQWLMTTDSSFQRPPAGKSNKPKENATTQVLSLPAKEFEFKSGGYYLDQGKWLAINPDRNQSAAAKKVFPFPSGRYDVTLKAVGENDGQSTYSVSADKESIGSFTCPMADQTFAEGKQFHQTFANVQITEGAELEVASKIASADGAEYSRARWSELTFTPANEATAKAAANFAKENHLVAAKTSAESNDRTGSPTKPVSDQPLQMPREKDGDGSVQVTGEKRMWHKVTVTLNGPYAHEQDNTPNPYLDHRMEVEFKHESGKQYLVPGYFAADGNAANTSAESGTQWRAHFAPDETGEWTYTVHFATGKDAAIDRDASAKTVAAFNGKTGTFNVAKTNKSGRDFRAHGRLRYVNQSHLQFAGTGQYFLKAGADAPETLLGYAEFDGTVAGKPGKVPLKKYEPHLGDWRRGDPTWKDGQGKGLIGAVNYLSSKGCNAFSFLTYNAGGDGDNVWPFIQRDDKLHYDCSKLDQWGIVFDHGTENGMYLHFKLQETENDDHRQGQKAKGFKPESLDGGKLGSQRKLYLREIIARFGHNLALNWNLAEETTQTTDEHLAMLNYIEEMDPYGHHRVLHTYPGEQDKKYDPLLGDKSNLTGVSLQNSHIKDTHWQTVKWSEKAREAGKPWVVAFDESGSAAHGQCPDLGYRGYDGRDKTGKMTYTQHEVRKQTLWGNFMGGGGGVEYYFGYQYDENDLGCEDWRSRDQSWDACRVAIEFFQNNAVPFWEMVNADELVGNEKHDNSKYCLAKAGEAYVVYLPNGGTTSIDLSDADGEFQVHWYNARIGGDLQSGSVKTVSGGGSVEIGQPPADADQDWAVLLRK, encoded by the coding sequence GTGTTCACGGAAGCAAACGGGTTTTTGAAAGTCGAAGCGGAAGACTTTGCTTCACAAACCAACACCGACAAACGCGCCTTCTATTTGACAACCGCTGAATCGGCTCCTTCAGTCCAACCCGATGGAGATCCTTCTCACGCGTCCGATGCCAGTGGCGGGGCGTACCTGGAGATCTTGCCGGACACACGGCGAACACACGCGGACAAACTGATTCACGGAACCAACTTTTCGCCGCAACCCGGCAAAATGGCAGTGCTGACCTATCGGGTGAATGTCCAGACTCCTGGTCGTTACTACGTTTGGGTACGAGCCTATTCGACCGGCAGCGAAGACAACGGATTGCACGTCGGCATCGATGGCACCTGGCCTGAATCAGGGCAACGCCTGCAATGGTGTCAGGGAAAACACTCTTGGTACTGGGACAGCAAGCAACGAACTGAGGCTCAACACTGCGGTGAGCCCGGCAAGATCTTCCTCGACATTCATGAGCCCGGCGAACACAAAATTCACTTCTCCATGCGAGAAGATGGGTTTGAGTTCGACCAATGGTTGATGACGACCGACAGCAGTTTCCAACGACCTCCGGCCGGTAAGTCGAACAAGCCGAAGGAAAATGCGACCACGCAAGTCCTTTCGCTTCCGGCGAAGGAGTTTGAATTCAAATCCGGTGGTTACTACTTGGACCAAGGCAAATGGTTGGCAATCAATCCTGATCGCAATCAATCCGCTGCTGCGAAGAAGGTCTTTCCTTTTCCCAGTGGACGTTACGACGTCACTTTGAAGGCGGTGGGTGAGAACGACGGTCAATCCACCTACTCGGTATCGGCTGACAAAGAGTCGATTGGTTCCTTCACTTGTCCGATGGCGGACCAAACCTTTGCCGAAGGCAAACAATTCCACCAAACATTTGCGAACGTTCAGATCACCGAAGGAGCTGAACTGGAAGTCGCTTCGAAGATCGCATCAGCGGATGGAGCAGAATACAGCCGGGCCCGTTGGAGCGAATTGACATTTACTCCAGCCAACGAAGCGACCGCGAAGGCGGCAGCCAATTTCGCGAAAGAGAATCACCTCGTTGCCGCGAAGACTTCTGCTGAGTCCAACGACCGCACCGGCAGCCCCACCAAACCGGTCAGTGATCAACCTCTACAAATGCCTCGCGAAAAAGACGGCGACGGTAGCGTTCAGGTCACCGGTGAAAAACGCATGTGGCACAAGGTCACCGTCACTCTCAACGGTCCCTACGCTCACGAGCAAGACAACACTCCGAACCCATACTTGGATCATCGGATGGAAGTCGAATTCAAACATGAAAGCGGCAAGCAATATTTGGTACCGGGATACTTTGCCGCCGATGGAAATGCTGCCAATACATCGGCTGAATCGGGCACCCAGTGGCGAGCTCACTTTGCTCCTGACGAAACGGGCGAGTGGACTTACACCGTTCATTTCGCGACTGGAAAAGATGCTGCGATCGATCGCGATGCATCGGCCAAAACGGTGGCTGCATTCAACGGAAAGACCGGAACGTTCAATGTCGCAAAGACGAACAAATCCGGACGTGACTTCCGTGCACATGGTCGACTTCGATACGTCAACCAATCGCACCTCCAATTCGCGGGCACCGGCCAGTATTTCCTCAAAGCTGGTGCGGACGCTCCAGAAACGCTGCTTGGTTATGCTGAATTCGATGGAACCGTCGCTGGCAAACCCGGCAAGGTTCCTTTGAAGAAATATGAACCGCACCTTGGCGATTGGCGTCGTGGTGATCCGACCTGGAAAGACGGACAAGGCAAGGGTTTGATCGGTGCGGTCAACTACCTTTCATCAAAGGGCTGCAATGCATTTTCATTCCTGACCTACAACGCGGGTGGCGACGGCGACAACGTTTGGCCTTTCATTCAGCGTGATGACAAACTTCACTATGATTGCAGCAAGCTGGATCAGTGGGGCATCGTCTTTGACCATGGAACTGAAAACGGCATGTACCTGCACTTCAAGTTGCAGGAAACCGAGAACGATGACCATCGGCAAGGGCAAAAGGCCAAAGGCTTCAAACCTGAATCGCTCGATGGTGGCAAACTCGGGTCACAGCGAAAGCTGTATTTGCGAGAGATCATCGCTCGCTTCGGTCACAACTTGGCATTGAACTGGAACCTCGCCGAAGAAACGACGCAAACCACCGACGAACACCTCGCGATGTTGAACTACATCGAAGAGATGGATCCGTACGGTCATCATCGTGTCTTGCACACTTACCCGGGTGAGCAAGACAAGAAGTACGATCCGTTGCTTGGTGACAAGTCGAATCTGACAGGTGTGTCGCTGCAAAACAGCCACATCAAAGACACTCACTGGCAAACCGTGAAGTGGAGCGAGAAAGCCCGTGAGGCTGGAAAACCTTGGGTGGTTGCCTTTGACGAGTCTGGATCGGCCGCTCACGGTCAGTGCCCCGACCTTGGTTACCGTGGCTACGACGGTCGCGACAAGACTGGCAAGATGACCTACACCCAACATGAAGTCCGCAAGCAAACGCTGTGGGGTAACTTCATGGGTGGCGGCGGCGGAGTCGAATACTACTTCGGCTACCAATACGACGAGAATGATCTCGGCTGCGAAGATTGGCGCAGTCGCGATCAAAGCTGGGACGCTTGCCGAGTCGCCATCGAGTTCTTCCAAAACAACGCAGTTCCGTTTTGGGAGATGGTCAACGCAGACGAGTTGGTGGGCAATGAAAAGCACGACAACTCGAAGTACTGCTTGGCGAAAGCTGGCGAAGCGTACGTGGTCTACTTGCCCAATGGTGGCACCACTTCGATCGATTTGAGTGATGCCGACGGTGAGTTCCAAGTTCATTGGTACAACGCTCGCATCGGCGGCGATCTTCAATCGGGATCCGTCAAAACGGTTTCCGGTGGTGGTTCCGTTGAGATCGGACAGCCTCCCGCGGATGCGGATCAGGACTGGGCGGTGTTGCTACGGAAGTAG
- a CDS encoding proton-conducting transporter transmembrane domain-containing protein: MSELHFPWIECSILVPLLGAVWLQLRSNSERALRDTVVICIVTLLLTIGELVDFTMVGAFEAHDHWQFLSWIFPPDVFVIDELSAFQLPLAALIFMVIVLSTLRTKAPRFSLELALISESLVLATFSCRASWALVALLIASTIPPFLELRRRQRCTRIYCLHMGLFAGLLVVGYGWLTLVDSGTTAILIPGALLTAAGLLRSGIFPLHLWMTDLFEKATFGTAILHTTPLVGAYAVMRLVLPIAPSWALQSIAVLSLFTAVYAGAMALVQSDARRMFCFLLLSQSSLILVGLELVTPTGLTGALSLWLSVAMSLTGFGITLRCIEARISRFSLDEFHGLYAQMPMLAGFFLLTGLASIGFPATIGFVGMELLIEGAVEVYPLVGTMVVIATALCGIAVLLAYFRVFTGRENRTLVSMRARPAERFAILLLTLLLLGGGLYPQPGIASRYHAAKELTRLRHDTPPDGEPANAASHEHSSTAVNIPE; the protein is encoded by the coding sequence TTGTCTGAACTGCATTTTCCCTGGATCGAATGTTCGATTCTCGTTCCACTGCTCGGTGCCGTCTGGTTGCAACTCCGCAGCAACAGCGAACGCGCGTTGCGGGACACCGTTGTCATCTGCATCGTGACATTGTTGTTGACGATTGGCGAACTGGTCGACTTCACCATGGTCGGCGCATTCGAAGCTCACGACCACTGGCAATTTCTGAGCTGGATCTTTCCGCCGGATGTTTTCGTGATTGACGAACTGAGTGCATTTCAGCTTCCGTTGGCAGCGTTGATTTTCATGGTCATCGTGCTATCAACGCTTCGCACAAAGGCACCACGTTTCTCGCTTGAGTTGGCATTGATTTCAGAGTCGTTGGTGTTGGCAACGTTCAGTTGTCGCGCATCATGGGCATTAGTCGCGTTGTTGATCGCTTCCACCATTCCGCCTTTCTTGGAACTGCGACGTCGCCAGCGGTGCACACGGATTTATTGTTTGCACATGGGCCTGTTCGCTGGGTTGCTGGTCGTTGGTTATGGGTGGTTGACGCTGGTCGACTCCGGCACCACCGCCATTCTGATTCCAGGTGCGTTGCTGACCGCGGCGGGTCTGCTTCGAAGTGGCATTTTCCCGTTGCACTTGTGGATGACGGATCTGTTCGAAAAGGCCACCTTTGGCACCGCGATTTTGCACACAACTCCCTTGGTGGGTGCTTACGCGGTGATGCGATTGGTTTTGCCGATTGCTCCTTCGTGGGCGTTGCAAAGCATCGCGGTTTTATCCTTGTTCACGGCGGTGTATGCCGGTGCGATGGCGTTGGTGCAATCGGACGCTCGCCGAATGTTCTGCTTCTTGCTTCTGTCTCAGTCTTCGTTGATTTTGGTTGGACTGGAACTGGTCACGCCTACCGGACTGACCGGTGCGTTGAGCTTGTGGTTGTCGGTGGCCATGTCGCTGACCGGATTTGGGATCACGTTGCGATGCATCGAAGCAAGAATTTCTCGTTTTTCGTTGGACGAGTTCCACGGTCTCTACGCACAAATGCCGATGCTGGCAGGATTCTTTCTGCTGACCGGACTCGCATCAATTGGATTCCCTGCAACGATCGGGTTCGTTGGAATGGAACTACTGATCGAAGGCGCGGTCGAGGTTTACCCGTTGGTTGGGACGATGGTGGTGATCGCAACGGCGTTATGCGGCATCGCGGTGTTGCTCGCCTATTTCCGAGTATTCACCGGTCGCGAAAATCGAACTTTGGTTTCGATGCGGGCTCGCCCTGCTGAACGTTTCGCGATTCTGCTGCTGACGTTGTTGCTGCTTGGTGGCGGTTTGTACCCACAACCGGGAATCGCTTCGCGTTATCACGCCGCGAAGGAACTGACGCGTTTGCGCCACGACACTCCGCCTGATGGCGAACCAGCCAACGCCGCATCCCATGAACACTCATCCACAGCGGTGAACATACCCGAATGA
- a CDS encoding DUF2853 family protein, translating into MANVKKYVPNPSEDAVESLANHLRLALANRDSAIVAASDPEELASIKRGYCSVNLDLTSEEADAAIAKVCKIMQGDKSKCRVTFYYLLAQESDTMSRVAG; encoded by the coding sequence ATGGCCAACGTCAAAAAGTACGTGCCCAATCCCAGCGAAGACGCGGTGGAATCTTTGGCCAACCATCTGCGGTTGGCTTTAGCGAACCGTGACTCAGCAATCGTCGCGGCCTCTGACCCTGAAGAACTGGCCAGCATCAAACGTGGTTACTGTTCGGTGAACCTCGATTTGACATCCGAAGAGGCCGACGCAGCCATCGCGAAGGTGTGCAAGATCATGCAAGGCGACAAGTCAAAATGTCGCGTCACGTTCTACTATTTGTTGGCACAAGAAAGCGATACGATGAGCCGCGTGGCGGGATGA
- a CDS encoding sugar porter family MFS transporter: MNQRVFLWSLTSSLAGFLFGFDTVVISGAEKAIQGLWALGDFQHGLALSAALWGTVIGSLVGGWPTDKFGRKKTLLWIGILYLVSAIWSGFATDVFSFMIARFIGGLGVGISTVAAPLYISEISPPKHRGTLTGLFQFNIVFGIMVAFASNYLIGTWGNENAWRWMLAVEAIPALIFTVMCISLPSSPRWLIAVKKDQAAGMSVLKQLRPDASDEEVQRTVDEIVASLRAESDLTPAEPFWSRRLFTPISIAFLVAFFNQLSGINAVLYFSPRIFELAGMGEQAALLQSIGIGITNLIFTFVGLYLIDRLGRRTLLLIGSAGYILSLGTCAYAFQSETFSIVPACIFAFIASHAMGQGAVIWVLISEVFPNEHRAAGQSLGSFTHWIFAALLTLVFPAVVETFHPAAIFGFFCFMMVLQGLWVITMLPETKGISLEQMEAKLGIRV, translated from the coding sequence TTGAATCAGCGTGTTTTCCTGTGGAGTTTGACGTCGTCCTTGGCGGGGTTTTTGTTCGGCTTTGACACAGTCGTTATTTCCGGAGCTGAAAAAGCCATCCAGGGTCTGTGGGCGCTGGGTGATTTCCAACACGGTCTTGCTCTGAGCGCCGCGTTGTGGGGGACCGTCATCGGATCCTTGGTCGGCGGTTGGCCAACTGACAAATTTGGACGCAAAAAGACGTTGCTCTGGATCGGAATTCTGTACTTGGTTTCGGCGATCTGGTCAGGTTTCGCGACCGACGTTTTCTCGTTCATGATCGCTCGCTTCATCGGCGGCTTAGGCGTTGGAATTTCTACCGTCGCGGCTCCGCTATACATCTCTGAAATCTCGCCACCGAAACATCGCGGGACTTTGACTGGATTGTTTCAATTCAACATCGTCTTTGGAATCATGGTCGCGTTCGCGTCCAATTATCTGATTGGCACCTGGGGTAACGAGAATGCTTGGCGATGGATGTTGGCGGTGGAAGCGATCCCCGCTTTGATCTTCACCGTCATGTGCATTTCGTTGCCATCCAGCCCTCGATGGTTGATCGCGGTCAAGAAAGACCAAGCGGCCGGCATGTCGGTTCTGAAACAACTACGGCCAGATGCGTCCGATGAAGAGGTGCAAAGGACGGTCGATGAAATTGTCGCCTCTCTCCGTGCCGAGTCGGACCTGACTCCCGCGGAACCGTTTTGGAGCCGTCGACTATTCACTCCCATATCCATTGCATTCCTCGTCGCGTTTTTCAATCAGCTTTCTGGAATCAATGCCGTTCTATACTTCTCACCGCGAATTTTTGAATTGGCCGGTATGGGCGAACAAGCCGCTCTTTTGCAATCGATCGGCATTGGTATCACCAACCTGATCTTCACCTTTGTGGGCTTGTATTTGATCGACCGACTGGGTCGTCGCACGTTGCTACTGATTGGTTCGGCGGGCTACATCCTGTCGCTGGGGACGTGCGCCTACGCCTTTCAATCCGAAACATTTAGCATTGTTCCCGCATGCATTTTCGCCTTCATCGCATCGCACGCGATGGGGCAGGGTGCGGTCATTTGGGTGCTGATCTCAGAAGTCTTTCCCAACGAGCATCGTGCCGCGGGTCAATCGCTGGGAAGCTTCACGCACTGGATCTTTGCGGCATTGCTGACGCTTGTTTTTCCGGCCGTGGTGGAGACGTTTCATCCCGCTGCCATCTTCGGCTTTTTCTGCTTCATGATGGTCCTGCAAGGACTTTGGGTCATCACGATGTTGCCTGAAACCAAGGGCATCTCGCTGGAGCAAATGGAAGCAAAACTCGGAATCCGCGTTTAA
- a CDS encoding threonine aldolase family protein — MFFASDNWAGAADPIAESLSRHAKGMSPAYGTSDLDQRLEQRFNDLFETELEVFFVGTGTAANSLALSAVNRPGGFVLCHRDAHLIEDECGAPEFFTSGARLAPVSGDLGRICPRALQKQLRRFDPNFVHHGQPMAVSITQATEVGTVYNVDQLKEISGIVHDHKLPLHMDGARFANALVHLDLTPAEMTWKAGVDVLSFGGTKNGCWCAEAIIFFRPELAKQMPFIRKRAAQLFSKTRFIAAQFHAYLDDDLWLGLARHANRMASRLADGIEKSSAAELAWQNETNEVFVVMEKSRAESLQAAGARFYPWPTPNDSTTDPPEGHAMYRFVTSFCTDPAEIDQFLGLLG, encoded by the coding sequence ATGTTTTTTGCGAGTGACAATTGGGCCGGTGCCGCCGATCCAATTGCGGAATCCTTGAGCCGCCACGCGAAGGGGATGTCGCCCGCCTACGGGACGAGCGACTTGGATCAACGACTCGAACAACGTTTCAACGATTTGTTCGAGACCGAGCTGGAAGTCTTTTTTGTCGGTACCGGTACCGCCGCGAATTCGTTGGCTCTGTCCGCCGTTAACCGACCGGGTGGCTTTGTGCTTTGCCACCGTGATGCTCATCTGATCGAAGATGAATGTGGGGCCCCCGAATTCTTCACCTCGGGGGCTCGTCTGGCACCCGTCTCGGGAGACCTGGGAAGGATTTGCCCGCGAGCCTTGCAAAAGCAACTGCGGCGGTTCGATCCCAATTTTGTTCACCATGGACAACCGATGGCGGTCAGCATCACGCAAGCGACCGAAGTGGGAACGGTATACAACGTTGATCAGCTGAAAGAGATCAGTGGCATCGTCCATGACCATAAGTTGCCGCTTCACATGGACGGTGCGCGTTTCGCGAACGCGCTCGTCCATTTGGATCTGACACCCGCAGAGATGACATGGAAAGCGGGTGTCGATGTGTTGTCGTTTGGCGGTACGAAGAACGGTTGCTGGTGTGCAGAAGCCATCATCTTCTTTCGTCCTGAGTTGGCCAAGCAAATGCCATTCATTCGGAAACGAGCGGCGCAGCTGTTTTCAAAGACTCGTTTTATCGCCGCTCAGTTCCACGCTTACCTGGATGACGATCTTTGGCTCGGCTTGGCTCGGCATGCAAATAGGATGGCATCGCGTTTGGCCGATGGAATTGAGAAGTCTTCCGCTGCGGAACTCGCTTGGCAAAACGAAACAAACGAAGTGTTCGTGGTGATGGAAAAATCGCGAGCAGAAAGCTTGCAAGCAGCGGGGGCCCGTTTCTATCCCTGGCCGACTCCGAATGACTCCACGACGGACCCACCTGAGGGGCATGCGATGTACCGATTTGTGACCTCGTTCTGCACGGATCCCGCCGAAATTGATCAATTCCTGGGTTTACTGGGTTAG
- a CDS encoding ATP-grasp domain-containing protein: protein MNTPMAMGGSGRLETVTNPRDGENRPAILLAGASVRWAAQSLRRGMPNSRVIGLDWFGDSDTRMVCDQFHPFQTGEDSQENLSQQIQSVANLHAARTIHVGGLQVPGGGKPWQRWNRLQAIVREIAAGSDCGEFPVATPITYQCSAGRCSLTGANDGVVVVGDLIAQTSGRPIHWLWKETNSTGGMGVRSVAPSNMSNSKTSDGWMQQRVAGRSYGLVAIASADQTRILGITVGLHQRFDDRPFVYSGSRGPVSRIGDAGVSDVPWRHLQTLSEQVAKSFSLRGLFNLDFIRDASGRWWLLELNARPSASCEVIERWATDAGWLAPDDSLMRMHMEAIDGGDSTSRFDGDSQTAVWSSPIVRTQWNKRIVFANREGVVDVGRIRRRLCAESIIIELADLPTERTRVAIGEPIMTLLLRVDDRAKKMASAQLRRAIRIVQGELLP from the coding sequence ATGAACACACCAATGGCGATGGGTGGGTCGGGCAGGCTCGAAACGGTAACAAACCCCCGCGACGGTGAAAACCGCCCCGCGATTCTGCTGGCGGGGGCGTCTGTCCGCTGGGCTGCGCAGTCACTGCGTCGTGGCATGCCAAATTCACGGGTCATCGGTCTGGATTGGTTTGGCGATTCTGACACCCGAATGGTTTGCGACCAATTTCATCCTTTTCAGACTGGCGAAGATTCCCAGGAAAATCTTTCGCAACAGATCCAATCAGTCGCGAATTTGCATGCCGCTCGCACAATTCATGTCGGCGGGCTCCAGGTTCCTGGCGGGGGAAAACCTTGGCAACGATGGAATCGTTTGCAAGCAATTGTTCGTGAAATCGCCGCCGGATCGGATTGCGGCGAATTCCCCGTCGCAACTCCGATCACCTATCAATGCTCCGCTGGTCGATGCAGCTTGACCGGTGCGAATGATGGTGTCGTTGTCGTCGGCGATCTGATTGCCCAGACGTCGGGGCGACCCATTCACTGGCTTTGGAAGGAGACGAACTCCACCGGCGGAATGGGAGTTCGTTCGGTGGCGCCATCCAATATGTCAAATTCGAAGACAAGCGATGGATGGATGCAACAACGCGTGGCCGGGCGTTCGTACGGGTTGGTGGCAATTGCCAGTGCCGACCAAACACGCATATTGGGGATCACCGTTGGGCTGCACCAAAGGTTCGATGATCGGCCGTTTGTTTATTCCGGCTCTCGCGGTCCGGTGTCACGAATTGGAGACGCCGGTGTCAGTGACGTACCCTGGCGTCATTTGCAAACACTGAGTGAACAAGTCGCAAAATCGTTTTCGCTTCGTGGGTTGTTCAACCTCGATTTCATTCGCGACGCATCCGGGCGATGGTGGTTGCTGGAACTGAACGCACGTCCGAGTGCGTCGTGCGAAGTGATCGAGCGCTGGGCAACGGATGCTGGTTGGTTGGCCCCGGATGATTCGTTGATGCGAATGCACATGGAGGCGATCGATGGTGGTGACTCAACGAGCCGATTTGATGGGGATTCACAAACAGCGGTTTGGTCTTCGCCAATTGTTCGCACTCAGTGGAACAAGCGAATCGTGTTCGCCAATCGAGAAGGTGTCGTCGACGTTGGTAGGATTCGAAGGCGATTGTGTGCCGAATCAATCATCATCGAACTCGCTGACCTTCCTACTGAACGTACCCGAGTTGCAATCGGTGAGCCGATCATGACGTTGTTGCTTCGAGTTGATGACCGCGCAAAAAAAATGGCCTCGGCGCAACTGCGCCGGGCCATTCGGATTGTTCAGGGTGAACTACTTCCGTAG
- a CDS encoding proton-conducting transporter transmembrane domain-containing protein: MNTLDIFFHVLGTAVVASPVLLLAVMGLTLLFNRPLSETATVRLTQTSVLLALIPAIAILIAMLATGIRNVPIEFGNWVTIPEQAFHFHLKFTFDRLSIPFLMLSCVLCGVVGEFTRRYLHREQGFARFFLFYAIFYCGMVLSSLAGTIETLFVGWEMVGLSSALLIAYFHERENPVRNGQRVWTIYRLSDAALLIAAITMHHMVGEGDFGGLMNSGIWPEGTAAVTSSQALLVGTLLLIGAAGKSALFPFSGWLPRAMEGPTPSSAIFYGALSVHLGAYLLLRLSPLLEASLALQVMVLSLGVISAIGGALMSRVQTDVKTSLAYASLTQVGIIVVEIGLGLRYLALIHIMGHATLRTMQLLRAPTLLRDYNDLENKIGSRLQQQPWSGVGWLPKPVQRWCYRFGFDRGFMDIALDRWIAGPFVGFFLACNRTEERITRFLSREPDSNVETDESGFDDNTPQDISTAA; the protein is encoded by the coding sequence ATGAACACACTGGACATTTTCTTTCATGTGCTGGGCACCGCCGTGGTTGCCAGCCCCGTGTTGCTGCTGGCGGTGATGGGGTTGACCTTGCTTTTCAATCGCCCGCTCAGCGAAACAGCGACGGTTCGGCTCACGCAAACATCGGTGTTGCTTGCTCTCATTCCTGCGATTGCGATTTTGATCGCGATGTTGGCGACGGGAATCCGAAACGTTCCGATCGAATTTGGGAATTGGGTGACGATTCCGGAACAAGCCTTTCACTTTCATTTGAAGTTCACCTTCGATCGACTGAGCATTCCGTTCTTGATGCTCTCGTGTGTGCTATGCGGCGTCGTCGGAGAGTTCACGCGGCGATACTTGCATCGCGAACAAGGCTTTGCTCGGTTCTTTTTGTTCTACGCGATCTTCTACTGCGGGATGGTCCTGTCTTCGCTGGCGGGCACCATTGAAACATTGTTTGTTGGATGGGAAATGGTGGGATTGTCGTCTGCCTTGCTGATCGCCTATTTCCACGAACGCGAAAATCCGGTTCGAAATGGACAACGCGTTTGGACGATCTATCGGCTCTCGGATGCCGCTTTGTTGATTGCCGCGATCACGATGCATCACATGGTCGGCGAAGGCGATTTCGGCGGTCTGATGAACTCAGGAATCTGGCCGGAAGGAACCGCGGCAGTGACTTCATCCCAGGCACTCTTGGTGGGCACGTTGTTGCTGATCGGTGCAGCAGGGAAATCGGCACTCTTTCCATTCAGCGGTTGGTTGCCGCGCGCGATGGAAGGGCCAACTCCGTCGAGTGCAATCTTCTACGGGGCTTTGTCGGTTCATTTGGGTGCCTATTTGTTGCTTCGTCTCAGCCCCTTGTTGGAAGCTTCACTCGCATTGCAAGTGATGGTCCTCTCACTCGGCGTCATTTCGGCCATCGGAGGCGCCTTGATGTCTCGGGTGCAAACCGATGTAAAAACGTCGCTCGCGTATGCGTCTCTGACTCAGGTCGGAATCATCGTCGTCGAAATCGGATTGGGCCTGCGTTACCTCGCGCTCATTCACATCATGGGGCATGCGACATTGCGAACGATGCAGTTGCTCAGGGCTCCAACCCTGCTTCGAGACTACAACGACCTCGAGAATAAAATTGGTTCTCGCTTGCAGCAACAACCTTGGTCAGGTGTGGGCTGGTTGCCAAAACCAGTCCAACGTTGGTGTTATCGATTCGGGTTTGACCGAGGCTTCATGGACATTGCCCTGGATCGTTGGATTGCGGGACCATTCGTGGGTTTCTTCCTCGCCTGCAATCGAACGGAAGAACGGATCACTCGTTTTCTCTCGCGGGAACCTGATTCCAACGTCGAAACCGATGAGTCTGGTTTTGACGACAACACGCCACAAGACATCTCCACCGCCGCATAG
- a CDS encoding GGDEF domain-containing protein produces the protein MPIESLRLLLVEDNDLDAMFITRVFQRSTMFDAEIVRACSLSEALEKTEQSDFDVVLLDLGLPDSSGLQSIRAIRERVTSIPIVVQTGDDRVETGFAAIEAGAQDFLSKNDLKDHLLTRLTIHAILRQRQMLELQEASHIDSMTGIANRRRCDIEFQTRLELFSQSGVPFCVAIVDIDCFKSINDSGGHDLGDHVICKVGQELREISRPGDLVARIGGEEFAIIFTNTSIDELGTLQQQHRKAIERLDFHPENIRVTVSVGGTCVLASDDSRSAFRRADLALYAAKKNGRNQCKIETAIRPACSGQIA, from the coding sequence ATGCCCATCGAATCTCTTCGCTTGTTGTTGGTCGAAGACAATGACTTGGATGCGATGTTCATCACACGGGTGTTCCAACGCTCCACGATGTTCGATGCCGAGATCGTTCGAGCGTGTTCGCTCAGTGAAGCTCTTGAAAAGACCGAACAATCGGACTTCGACGTTGTCCTGCTGGATTTAGGGTTGCCTGACAGCAGCGGACTGCAATCAATCCGCGCGATTCGGGAACGAGTCACATCGATTCCTATCGTTGTCCAAACCGGCGACGATCGAGTCGAAACCGGGTTCGCCGCAATCGAAGCGGGCGCTCAAGACTTCTTATCCAAGAACGACTTGAAGGATCACTTGCTGACGCGATTGACGATCCATGCCATTCTGCGTCAGCGTCAAATGCTGGAACTTCAAGAGGCTTCTCACATCGACTCGATGACGGGAATCGCCAATCGACGCCGCTGTGATATTGAATTCCAAACCCGGTTGGAGTTGTTTTCACAAAGCGGTGTTCCGTTTTGCGTTGCCATCGTTGACATTGACTGTTTTAAATCGATCAATGATTCCGGCGGTCACGATTTGGGTGACCACGTCATCTGCAAAGTCGGTCAAGAACTTCGTGAAATCAGCCGGCCCGGTGACCTGGTGGCTCGGATCGGTGGCGAGGAGTTCGCAATCATCTTTACAAACACGTCGATTGATGAACTCGGAACGCTTCAGCAGCAACATCGAAAGGCGATTGAGCGATTGGACTTTCACCCCGAAAACATCAGGGTGACTGTCAGTGTTGGTGGCACATGTGTGCTGGCTTCTGATGACAGCCGTTCTGCTTTTCGCCGAGCGGACCTGGCCTTGTACGCCGCAAAGAAAAACGGACGCAATCAATGCAAGATCGAGACCGCCATTCGGCCCGCGTGCAGCGGCCAAATTGCCTGA